The window TTAATGAAAATGGAATTAATCTGCAGGATTTTAAAATTGTAACGAAATAATATTTCAGCCGACTAACCGGGGATTTCCATATAACAGCCATGGGCTGACCTGACATATCAGCTGTCAGGCTCAGTCTGTAACAAATATTTAAAGATCTTAGTAGGTTATCAAGGATTTCTTATGAACAGACCGGTATCGCTTGAGGTGATCTGAAATATTTCACAATGGCCGAGTACACCTGCGATTTGGAAACTGAGAACAACCGAAAAACTCCTGCTTAGTGTCGCCATTCACACGAATTATCATTGGAGCGCCAAACTTCTTTTTAAGAATGTTTTCAAATTGTCGAACAGGATCTTGGGGGAGTCATGAGAATAATTCCATGTTGAAAACAATTTTTGCAAGCTAACTAAAAGAATTTGATTGCAAATCTATCAATTTTATATCATTAGCACTATTTACCGATTTGCTTAAATTCATAACGGCAATATGGCGGCCACAAACATTGTCATAGATGCGGGTCGCATTTAGTGTTATGCACCTGTTGTCAAACATTTTTAAAGGGGCATAGGGGTTATGGCCTTTAATTAAAACATTACATTTAAAAGCGTCCATAGATCGCTTGAAATCACCATAGCTCTTTTGTTTTTGTACGGCTCTAATATTCGCAGGCTGTCTTTCAGAATAATCACTCCATAAAAGTTCCTGTAATGCGATACCCGTCAGATTAAAATCGTCAAAAAAAGCAGGCGAAGACGGTAATACCGCATGGGTCATTATGACACCATTTTCTGTGCTTGCTACTATAGGCAAAGATTCAAGTATCTCAGTGTAAAAGTGACTATCCTGTTTAGATAATGAACACCAAAATTCACAAGGCATAAATTTTTTATGCTTCGATGGATTAAGGTCGTGGTTACCCATTAACAGAAAAATTCGATCTGGATATTGAATTTTTAGTTTCAAAAGGGAATCTATGGTTGCTGTTGGGTTTATTAGCCATGAAGAGGGGCTTCTATCTACATAATCGCCGCAAAAAATAATTTTTACACCTTCTGCATTTGTAAGAAACCTGTCAACAACGATATTCAAAGTATCCCTATCATTGTGAAGATCGGATAAAATCACACATTTCCCCTTGTTCCCCGGAATTTTTAACCATCTGCCATCAGATTCAAATAAATTAATAAGCTTGTCTTTGTAA is drawn from uncultured Desulfobacter sp. and contains these coding sequences:
- a CDS encoding metallophosphoesterase encodes the protein MEKQEFYKDKLINLFESDGRWLKIPGNKGKCVILSDLHNDRDTLNIVVDRFLTNAEGVKIIFCGDYVDRSPSSWLINPTATIDSLLKLKIQYPDRIFLLMGNHDLNPSKHKKFMPCEFWCSLSKQDSHFYTEILESLPIVASTENGVIMTHAVLPSSPAFFDDFNLTGIALQELLWSDYSERQPANIRAVQKQKSYGDFKRSMDAFKCNVLIKGHNPYAPLKMFDNRCITLNATRIYDNVCGRHIAVMNLSKSVNSANDIKLIDLQSNSFS